One Lysobacter enzymogenes DNA segment encodes these proteins:
- a CDS encoding error-prone DNA polymerase — translation MNALSVRAAPPAAALPDYAELHCLSAFSFQRGASTADELFDRAQALGYRALAITDECTLAGIVRAWQAARRTGVALIVGSEIRVHDGPKLVLLVADSAGYADLCGLITQARRRAAKGEYLSLGEDFESRSAHLLALWIPDGDAGDDEHAAWLRARFGERLWLAVELHRGPDDDARLAALTALARRHGLPAVAAGDAHMHERARRPLQDVLTAVRHRTTVAEAGAKLFPNGERHLRIRRALAAIYPAPLLAQTLRIAQLCSDFDLKRGIDYQYPHELVPAGETPKSWLPKLVEASAAKRWPDGIPAEVQPKIEHELGVIGRLGYESYFLTVYDIVDFARSREILCQGRGSAANSAVCFALGITEIDPGRMETLFERFMSEERKEPPDIDVDFEHERREEVLQYVFDRYGRERAALTAVAISYRGRSAVRDVASALGMPQDQIGELARTLDRWSQDVPLAEHVRERGMDPESPLLRNILALSLILVENAFPRHLSQHPGGFVVSERPLHTLVPVENAAMDKRTIVQWDKDDLDAMGLLKVDCLALGMLTAIRKVFALLESQGLRGLDMASIVRKPDDEAVYDMICEADTVGVFQIESRAQMSMLPRLRPRDFYDLVIEIAIVRPGPIQGDMVNPYLLRRKDKRLVDYPSEALKTVLKRTLGIPLFQEQVMQIAIVAAGYSAGEADQLRRSMAAWKRHGGLEPHRERLRSGMLERGYSEDFAHRIFEQIKGFGSYGFPESHAASFALLAYVSCWLKHHHPAAFACGIINSMPMGFYTHGQILHDVRRKGVTILPVDVRYSDWDCTLEALPGRGERKHPHAIRMGLRLISGFDEAAADRISDARAQAPWRDVDDLCERAGLDARVRAVLADAGALRALVGHRHRARWAVAGVDTQLPLFAGVARAEAQVALPLPSAGEDVRADYALLGTTLGPHPLALLRGALHARRCRRSSQLKQVEHGRRVRFAGLVTVRQHPETASGVTFLSLEDEDGMVNAVVWRDLAQRQRRVLVESRLMAIDGKLERVDGVQHIVVSRMQDLTALLGSLATHSRDFH, via the coding sequence ATGAACGCCCTGTCCGTCCGCGCCGCGCCGCCCGCGGCCGCGCTGCCCGACTACGCCGAACTGCATTGTCTGTCGGCTTTCAGTTTTCAGCGCGGCGCGTCCACCGCCGACGAACTGTTCGACCGCGCACAGGCCCTGGGCTACCGCGCCCTGGCGATCACCGACGAATGCACGCTGGCCGGGATCGTGCGCGCCTGGCAGGCGGCGCGGCGTACCGGCGTGGCCCTGATCGTCGGCAGCGAGATCCGCGTGCACGACGGCCCCAAGCTGGTGTTGCTGGTCGCCGACAGCGCCGGCTACGCCGATCTGTGCGGGCTGATCACGCAGGCGCGGCGACGCGCGGCGAAGGGCGAATACCTCAGCCTCGGCGAGGATTTCGAATCGCGCAGCGCGCATCTGCTGGCCTTGTGGATTCCCGACGGCGACGCCGGCGACGACGAACACGCCGCGTGGCTGCGCGCGCGCTTCGGCGAACGCCTGTGGCTGGCGGTGGAGCTGCACCGCGGCCCCGACGACGACGCCCGCCTGGCCGCGCTGACCGCGCTGGCGCGGCGCCACGGCCTGCCCGCGGTCGCCGCCGGCGACGCGCACATGCACGAACGCGCGCGCCGGCCGCTGCAGGACGTGCTGACCGCGGTGCGCCACCGCACCACCGTGGCCGAGGCCGGCGCGAAGCTGTTTCCCAACGGCGAGCGGCATCTGCGGATCCGCCGCGCGCTGGCTGCGATCTATCCGGCGCCGTTGCTGGCGCAGACCCTGCGCATCGCGCAGTTGTGTTCCGACTTCGATCTCAAGCGCGGCATCGATTACCAATACCCGCACGAACTGGTGCCGGCCGGCGAGACGCCGAAAAGCTGGCTGCCCAAGCTGGTCGAGGCCAGCGCCGCGAAGCGCTGGCCCGACGGCATTCCCGCCGAGGTCCAGCCCAAGATCGAACACGAACTGGGGGTGATCGGCCGACTCGGCTACGAGTCGTACTTCCTCACCGTCTACGACATCGTCGACTTCGCCCGTTCGCGCGAGATCCTGTGCCAGGGCCGCGGCTCGGCCGCCAACTCGGCGGTGTGCTTCGCGCTGGGCATCACCGAGATCGACCCGGGCCGGATGGAGACCCTGTTCGAACGCTTCATGTCGGAAGAGCGCAAGGAGCCGCCCGACATCGACGTCGACTTCGAGCACGAGCGGCGCGAGGAAGTGCTGCAATACGTGTTCGACCGCTACGGCCGCGAGCGCGCCGCGCTGACTGCGGTCGCGATCAGCTACCGCGGCCGCAGCGCGGTGCGCGACGTGGCCTCGGCGCTGGGCATGCCTCAGGATCAGATCGGCGAACTGGCGCGCACGCTCGACCGCTGGAGCCAGGACGTGCCGCTGGCCGAACACGTGCGCGAACGCGGCATGGACCCGGAGTCGCCGCTGCTGCGCAACATCCTGGCGCTGAGCCTGATCCTGGTCGAGAACGCCTTCCCGCGCCATCTGTCGCAGCATCCCGGCGGTTTCGTCGTGTCCGAACGGCCGCTGCACACGCTGGTGCCGGTGGAGAACGCGGCGATGGACAAGCGCACCATCGTGCAATGGGACAAGGACGACCTCGACGCGATGGGGCTGCTCAAGGTCGACTGCCTCGCCCTGGGCATGCTGACCGCGATCCGCAAGGTGTTCGCGCTGCTGGAATCGCAAGGGCTGCGCGGGCTGGACATGGCCTCGATCGTGCGCAAGCCGGACGACGAAGCCGTCTACGACATGATCTGCGAGGCCGACACCGTCGGCGTGTTCCAGATCGAATCGCGCGCGCAGATGTCGATGCTGCCGCGGCTGCGGCCGCGCGATTTCTACGATCTGGTGATCGAAATCGCGATCGTGCGGCCGGGGCCGATTCAGGGCGACATGGTCAATCCCTACCTGCTGCGGCGCAAGGACAAGCGCCTGGTCGACTATCCGTCCGAAGCGCTCAAGACCGTGCTCAAGCGCACCCTGGGCATACCGCTGTTCCAGGAGCAGGTGATGCAGATCGCCATCGTCGCCGCCGGCTACAGCGCCGGCGAGGCCGACCAGTTGCGCCGCTCGATGGCGGCGTGGAAGCGCCACGGCGGGCTCGAACCGCACCGCGAGCGGCTGCGCAGCGGCATGCTCGAGCGCGGCTACAGCGAAGACTTCGCCCACCGCATCTTCGAACAGATCAAGGGCTTCGGCAGCTACGGCTTCCCCGAATCGCACGCCGCCAGCTTCGCCCTGCTCGCCTACGTCAGCTGTTGGCTCAAGCACCACCACCCCGCCGCGTTCGCCTGCGGCATCATCAACTCGATGCCGATGGGCTTCTACACCCACGGCCAGATCCTCCACGACGTGCGCCGCAAGGGCGTGACCATCCTGCCGGTGGACGTGCGCTACAGCGACTGGGACTGCACGCTGGAAGCCCTGCCCGGCCGCGGCGAACGCAAGCATCCGCATGCGATCCGCATGGGCCTGCGCCTGATTAGCGGGTTCGACGAAGCCGCGGCCGACCGCATCAGCGATGCGCGCGCGCAAGCGCCGTGGCGCGACGTCGACGATCTGTGCGAACGCGCCGGGCTCGATGCGCGCGTGCGCGCCGTGCTCGCCGACGCCGGCGCGCTGCGCGCGCTGGTCGGGCATCGCCACCGCGCGCGCTGGGCGGTCGCCGGCGTCGACACCCAGTTGCCGCTATTCGCCGGCGTCGCCCGCGCCGAAGCGCAGGTGGCGTTGCCGCTGCCCAGCGCCGGCGAGGACGTGCGCGCCGACTACGCGCTGCTAGGCACCACCCTCGGCCCGCATCCGCTGGCGCTGCTGCGCGGCGCGCTGCACGCGCGGCGTTGCCGGCGTTCCTCGCAGCTCAAGCAGGTCGAGCACGGCCGGCGCGTACGCTTCGCCGGGCTGGTGACGGTGCGCCAGCACCCGGAAACCGCCAGCGGCGTGACCTTCCTGAGCCTGGAAGACGAGGACGGCATGGTCAACGCGGTGGTCTGGCGCGATCTCGCGCAACGCCAGCGGCGGGTGCTGGTGGAATCGCGGCTGATGGCGATCGACGGCAAGCTCGAACGCGTCGACGGCGTGCAGCACATCGTGGTCTCGCGCATGCAAGACCTGACCGCGTTGCTGGGTTCGCTGGCGACGCATTCGCGCGATTTCCACTGA
- a CDS encoding response regulator transcription factor, which yields MSLPARMLLVDDDLAFCQVLARMLARRGIQVQARHDAASALAALDEFAPEGIVLDLKLGADNGLLLIGELRRRCPQARIVLATGYASIATAVDAMRRGAWNYLPKPFDIEALAQSFEAPGEDVAPPPAAPVSLRRQGWEHMQRVLAECGGNVSQAARVLGVDRRTLQRKLAKRPVKERPE from the coding sequence CAGGTGCTGGCGCGGATGCTGGCGCGGCGCGGCATCCAGGTGCAGGCGCGCCACGACGCCGCCAGTGCGCTGGCCGCGCTGGACGAGTTCGCGCCCGAGGGCATCGTGCTCGACCTCAAGCTCGGCGCCGACAACGGCCTGCTGCTGATCGGCGAACTGCGCCGGCGCTGCCCGCAGGCGCGCATCGTCCTGGCCACCGGCTACGCCAGCATCGCCACCGCGGTCGATGCGATGCGCCGCGGCGCCTGGAACTACCTGCCCAAGCCGTTCGACATCGAAGCGCTGGCGCAGTCCTTCGAAGCGCCGGGCGAGGACGTCGCGCCGCCGCCGGCGGCGCCGGTGTCGCTGCGCCGGCAAGGCTGGGAACACATGCAGCGGGTGCTGGCCGAATGCGGCGGTAACGTCTCGCAGGCCGCGCGCGTGCTCGGCGTCGACCGGCGCACCTTGCAGCGCAAGCTGGCCAAGCGGCCGGTCAAGGAACGGCCGGAGTAG